CATTTCTGGCCCCAAAAAGATGTCAACGCCCGGGAAGCGCGCAAATGGGAATACCGCTTCTTTTACCGCCACATGATCGAGCTTTACATCCTGTAGATTAAAGCTGGCCAGCTTTTCACCCGCCATCACGCGCGAGGCGATCTTGGCAATCGGCACACCAGTGGTCTTGGCCACAAAGGGCACGGTACGGCTACCGCGAGGATTGACCTCAAGCAGATAGATATCGGTGCCCTTGATTGCAAACTGGATGTTCATCAGGCCAACAACACCTAGCGCATGTGCCAGGGCGGTGGTCTGACGGCGCAATTCGGCCAGAATATCGTCAGATAGATTTTGCGGTGGCAGCGAGCAAGCCGAGTCACCCGAATGAATGCCCGCTTCTTCGATATGTTCCATGATGCCAGCGATATAGACATCAGTGCCATCGCATAGCGCATCAACATCAACCTCGACAGCATGGTCAAGGAAACGGTCTATCAGCACCGGATTATCCCCCGATACGATTACGGCGTCACGCATATAGCGTTCCAGATCATCAAGGTGATGCACCACCTCCATCGCGCGCCCACCAAGCACATAGGACGGACGGATAACAACAGGCAGACCAACGCGATCGACGATGGCGCGTGCCTCATCAGCCGAATGGGCGATGCCGTTTTCAGGCTGAAGGAGATCCAGTTTCTGTAAAAGCTGCTGGAAGCGTTCGCGGTCTTCGGCAAGGTCAATGGCATCGGGGCTGGTGCCCAGTATCGGGATGCCAGCTGTTTCAAGCGCGGCAGCAATCTTTAGCGGTGTTTGGCCGCCAAGCTGGACGATCACGCCAGCTAATGTGCCGTTCTCGGACTCGCGTTTGATGACCGAAATCACATCTTCGTCGGTCAAAGGCTCAAAATACAAGCGGTCGGATGTATCATAGTCAGTTGATACGGTTTCCGGGTTGCAATTGATCATGATGGTTTCATAGCCCGCCTCGGACAAAGCGTAGCACGCATGCACACAACAATAATCAAATTCGATGCCCTGACCGATACGGTTTGGTCCACCGCCCAGAATAACAACTTTTTTACGATCTGACGGATCAGCTTCGCATTCCGCACCACCAAGATTGCTGGTAGCGTCATTGGAAAAAGCACTGGCAAGTTCATAAGTGGAATACATATAGGCGGTATCAGAGGCAAATTCGGCAGCGCAGGTATCAATACGTTTGAATGACGGTACAATATTATGCGCCAGACGTTTGGCGGTTACATCATCGGCTGGCAGATTGGCAAGCTGACCCAGACGACGATCGCTAAAGCCAAGCGATTTCAACCATAAGAAGGGATAGGCATCATCCGGAATACCCTGATCCTTGACCATAGTCTCGGCGTCAAGAATGGCCTGCATACGTTCGAGGAACCAGATATCCCAGCCCGTGGCGGCGGCCACTTCGGCAGGGGTCATGCCGGTGCGCAAGGCCTGTGCGATCCGCAAAATCCGGAAGGGAACAAGTTCGTCCAGCCAGCCGCGCATCGCGTCATCACCAAGCGTACTGTCAGATTGCGGCAATGGCACTTCATCAAGACCGTTCAGGCCGGTTTCCATCGAGCGCAATGCCTTTTGCAGACTTTCCTCGAAAGACCGGCCAACAGCCATCGCTTCGCCAACCGATTTCATCGACGTTGACAAGGTGCTCTGGGCACCGGAGAATTTTTCAAAGGTGAAGCGCGGTATTTTGGTAACGACATAATCAATGGTTGGTTCAAAGCTGGCTGGTGTAACGCCGGTAATGTCGTTGGCCAGCTCATCCAGCGTATAGCCTGCGGCCAGTTTAGCCGCGACCTTGGCAATCGGGAAGCCAGTGGCTTTCGAAGCCAGCGCCGATGAACGGCTGACACGTGGATTCATTTCGATGACGATGACACGGCCTGTATTCGGGCAGACGGCGAACTGGACGTTTGAGCCACCTGTATCAACGCCAATTTCACGTAGCACAGCTAAAGACGCATCACGCAGGTTTTGATATTCCTTGTCTGTCAGCGTCAATGCCGGCGCCACGGTGATCGAGTCACCTGTGTGCACGCCCATCGGATCGATATTTTCGATCGAGCAAATGATGATACAATTGTCAGCCGTATCGCGGACAACTTCCATCTCGAATTCTTTCCAGCCCAGCAATGATTCTTCAATCAGCACTTCGGATACAGGCGAAAGTCGCAACCCGTTACGCACGATTTCTTCAAATTCGGCTTTGTTATAGGCAATGCCGCCGCCTTCGCCGCCCAAGGTAAAGGACGGGCGAATGATCGCTGGCAGGCCAACAAAATCGAGGGCGGCCGCGGCATCTTCAAAATTATTGACGGTGCGGGCGCGGGCGCATTCCAGCCCGATACGTTGCATCGCCAGTCGGAATAATTCGCGATCTTCTGCCATTTCGATTGATTTGGTGCGTGCGCCGATCATTTCAACGTCATATTTGTCCAAGGTGCCATCATGATATAACGACAAGGCTGTATTTAACGCAGTCTGTCCACCCATGGTTGGCAAAAGCGCGTCAGGACGTTCCTTTTCAATAATTTTGGCAACCGTTGCTGGTGTGATTGGTTCAATATAGGTAGCATCAGCCATGTCCGGATCGGTCATGATCGTGGCCGGATTCGAATTTACCAGAATGATCCGATAGCCATCGGATTTCAGCGCTTTACAGGCTTGTGCGCCCGAGTAATCAAATTCACATGCCTGTCCAATGATGATAGGGCCGGCGCCGATGATGAGAATGGAAGAAATATCATTACGGCGCGGCATCTAGGATCTCCCCTGATTCATCAACGCGGTGAAGCGTTCGAACAAATATCTAGAATCATGCGGACCAGGCGATGATTCAGGATGGTATTGAACACAAAAGGCAGGTTTGCTTTTGTGGCGAAGTCCCTCGATCGAGTGATCGAACAGGGAAATATGTGAAATTTCAACGTCATCAGGCAGGCTGTCGGGATCAACAACAAAGCCATGATTCTGGCTGGTGATTTCAATCTTGCCTGTCGCAAGATCCTTGACCGGATGATTGGCACCACGATGGCCACGTTCCATTTTGAAGGTCGTTGCGCCAAGCGCACGCGCCATAAGCTGATGTCCGATGCAGATACCAAAGATTGGCATATCTGCTTCAATAAGCGTGGCGATTTCTGCTGCCGCATAGCTGGATGTGGCGGCGGGATCGCCCGGGCCATTAGACAAGAATACACCGTCCGGCTTCATCGCCATAATGTCGGCTGCTGAGGTGTTAGCCGGGACAACGGTTACATCACAACCTGCATCTGTCAGACAGCGCAAAATATTCTGTTTACAGCCATAATCGACCGCGACAACCTTGTGCTTTGCGGTGGTTTGCCGATGCGCAACTTTACTATAATCCCAACTGCCATCAGACCATTTGTCAGTGTGCTTCTGGCTCACTTCGATAGCCAGATCCATACCCTTTAGTCCAGGCCAGGCTACGGCCATTTTGACCAGCGATTCTGTATTGATATGGCCGTCAGGCTGATGACAAATGACACCTCGTGGGGCGCCATGATCACGGATATGCCGCGTCAAAGCACGCGTATCGATGCCACTGATACCTGGCAAATTATGCGAGACAAGCCATGCGTCTAGGCCCAGATCAGCACGCCAGCTAGCCGGATTTGTCACAGGCTGGCGCACAATCATGCCTAGCGCGGCAGGCGTGTTGGTTTCAATATCATGACTATTGGTCCCAACATTGCCGATATGTGGAAAGGTAAAGGTTATCAGCTGTCCCGCATAAGACGGGTCGGTCATGATTTCCTGATAACCTGTCATGGATGTATTAAAGCAAACTTCGCCCACATTTGTAGTGGCGGCACCAAAGCCAATTCCGGGGAAAACAGTCCCGTCTTCAAGAACTAAAACAGCTGTCGGATTATCCCGACATGCGCTGAGCGCGGCAAAATCGTGGTCAGATTTTGTTGTCTGCCCCATATTATCACGGTTCCTGCTGTTGGTTAGATATCGAGTGGCTAAGCTAATGCCCTCAAACGAGTGGATTGATACAAGACAGGCCTTGATTGGTCAAGAGTATGAAAGCGGGTTATTAGAGAATATCCGCGTCT
This window of the Candidatus Puniceispirillum marinum IMCC1322 genome carries:
- the carB gene encoding carbamoyl-phosphate synthase large subunit, yielding MPRRNDISSILIIGAGPIIIGQACEFDYSGAQACKALKSDGYRIILVNSNPATIMTDPDMADATYIEPITPATVAKIIEKERPDALLPTMGGQTALNTALSLYHDGTLDKYDVEMIGARTKSIEMAEDRELFRLAMQRIGLECARARTVNNFEDAAAALDFVGLPAIIRPSFTLGGEGGGIAYNKAEFEEIVRNGLRLSPVSEVLIEESLLGWKEFEMEVVRDTADNCIIICSIENIDPMGVHTGDSITVAPALTLTDKEYQNLRDASLAVLREIGVDTGGSNVQFAVCPNTGRVIVIEMNPRVSRSSALASKATGFPIAKVAAKLAAGYTLDELANDITGVTPASFEPTIDYVVTKIPRFTFEKFSGAQSTLSTSMKSVGEAMAVGRSFEESLQKALRSMETGLNGLDEVPLPQSDSTLGDDAMRGWLDELVPFRILRIAQALRTGMTPAEVAAATGWDIWFLERMQAILDAETMVKDQGIPDDAYPFLWLKSLGFSDRRLGQLANLPADDVTAKRLAHNIVPSFKRIDTCAAEFASDTAYMYSTYELASAFSNDATSNLGGAECEADPSDRKKVVILGGGPNRIGQGIEFDYCCVHACYALSEAGYETIMINCNPETVSTDYDTSDRLYFEPLTDEDVISVIKRESENGTLAGVIVQLGGQTPLKIAAALETAGIPILGTSPDAIDLAEDRERFQQLLQKLDLLQPENGIAHSADEARAIVDRVGLPVVIRPSYVLGGRAMEVVHHLDDLERYMRDAVIVSGDNPVLIDRFLDHAVEVDVDALCDGTDVYIAGIMEHIEEAGIHSGDSACSLPPQNLSDDILAELRRQTTALAHALGVVGLMNIQFAIKGTDIYLLEVNPRGSRTVPFVAKTTGVPIAKIASRVMAGEKLASFNLQDVKLDHVAVKEAVFPFARFPGVDIFLGPEMKSTGEVMGVDTDFGRAFAKSQLGAGIDLPLSGTVFISVKDEDKAEFVEICRDLVADGFSIVATGGTTDALTKAGVPATRINKVMEGRPHAVDAMLSGDIQLVFNTAKGAGAIKDSFSLRQTALTNKIPYYTTVSGSRAASQAIRALRQGQMGVKSLQEHLAAIGT
- the carA gene encoding glutamine-hydrolyzing carbamoyl-phosphate synthase small subunit → MGQTTKSDHDFAALSACRDNPTAVLVLEDGTVFPGIGFGAATTNVGEVCFNTSMTGYQEIMTDPSYAGQLITFTFPHIGNVGTNSHDIETNTPAALGMIVRQPVTNPASWRADLGLDAWLVSHNLPGISGIDTRALTRHIRDHGAPRGVICHQPDGHINTESLVKMAVAWPGLKGMDLAIEVSQKHTDKWSDGSWDYSKVAHRQTTAKHKVVAVDYGCKQNILRCLTDAGCDVTVVPANTSAADIMAMKPDGVFLSNGPGDPAATSSYAAAEIATLIEADMPIFGICIGHQLMARALGATTFKMERGHRGANHPVKDLATGKIEITSQNHGFVVDPDSLPDDVEISHISLFDHSIEGLRHKSKPAFCVQYHPESSPGPHDSRYLFERFTALMNQGRS